Proteins encoded within one genomic window of Oncorhynchus nerka isolate Pitt River linkage group LG9b, Oner_Uvic_2.0, whole genome shotgun sequence:
- the LOC115114664 gene encoding uncharacterized protein LOC115114664 isoform X1 yields the protein MMPSERKGKTAETPVVPPRPTEEEINRPARRGQQNTKKDNLDQCDDECLKEGESLFPVVKEEGEDKDEEEAVVKLTDSTSAKMREPTRHNPFMPRGAGGKGKTKKREPQQGVSVSDSTENKGGNKSLFDQLEVFRINPAEPEQQNMDGLMEWWSTVEQWEDMPQEHDMTEKEEAKVFAVTAEKVQKGIRVFNKLFSERAESLWQHVIDLNSIADALDCFNKKTKIAQITGGSTSAVGGVCTIVGLALAPVTFGTSLIVTAVGLGVATAGGLTTAGAGISNTVNNSMDRKKVEAIVTDYQEKITDINKCMLFIKQGIESLRRFDLLKMKKHAYNRDFPGLNNLYEDGAMAGKAILINANEMMRVVQIANVAGSTAARAVQIASMATGVLTGLFVGMDIYFVAKDSKELKKGAKSEFAAKIREVATQLHDGLVELNGIRVELQSSDPGNTNETNTQNADNTNYSKKTEISDDDINNY from the exons ATGATGCCGAGTGAGAGGAAAGGGAAAACTGCTGAAACTCCAGTGGTTCCTCCTAGACCCACAGAAGAG GAGATAAACAGACCAGCCAGACGTGGTCAGCAAAATACAAAAAAAGACAATCTG GACCAATGTGATGATGAATGCCTTAAAGAGGGTGAATCTCTCTTCCCGGTGgtaaaagaggagggagaggacaagGATGAAGAAGAGGCCGTGGTTAAACTTACAGATAGCACATCA GCCAAGATGCGAGAACCCACGAGACACAATCCTTTCATGCCACGCGGTGCTGGAGGCAAG GGTAAAACCAAGAAGCGTGAACCCCAGCAGGGAGTTTCAGTCAGTGACTCAACAGAG AACAAAGGTGGAAATAAATCATTATTCGACCAATTGGAGGTATTCCGTATTAATCCAGCGGAGCCAGAACAGCAG AATATGGATGGCCTGATGGAGTGGTGGAGCACAGTGGAGC AGTGGGAAGACATGCCTCAAGAGCATGACATGACTGAGAAAGAGGAGGCCAA GGTGTTTGCAGTGACAGCTGAGAAGGTGCAGAAAGGTATCCGTGTGTTCAACAAGCTGTTCTCAGAGCGTGCAGAGAGCCTGTGGCAGCACGTCATTGACCTTAACAGCATTGCAGACGCCCTCGACTGTTTCAACAAGAAGACTAAGATCGCCCAAATCACTGGTGGTTCCACCAGCGCGGTAGGAGGCGTATGTACCATTGTAGGCCTCGCCCTGGCCCCCGTCACCTTCGGAACCTCTCTGATTGTCACGGCGGTGGGGCTGGGCGTGGCCACGGCGGGCGGCCTCACCACGGCTGGAGCCGGAATCTCCAACACGGTCAACAACTCCATGGACCGCAAGAAGGTGGAGGCCATCGTGACGGACTACCAGGAGAAGATAACCGACATCAACAAGTGCATGCTGTTCATCAAGCAGGGGATTGAGAGTCTGCGCAGGTTCGACCTGCTGAAGATGAAGAAGCATGCGTACAACCGCGACTTCCCGGGCCTCAACAACCTCTACGAGGATGGTGCCATGGCCGGGAAGGCCATCCTCATTAATGCCAATGAGATGATGCGTGTGGTGCAGATAGCCAACGTGGCGGGCAGCACCGCTGCCAGAGCTGTCCAGATTGCCAGCATGGCCACCGGAGTGCTCACCGGCCTCTTTGTGGGcatggacatctactttgtggctAAGGACTCCAAGGAGCTGAAGAAGGGAGCCAAGTCAGAGTTTGCAGCCAAGATCAGGGAGGTGGCGACCCAGCTGCATGATGGACTGGTGGAGCTCAATGGCATACGGGTTGAGCTGCAGTCCTCAGATCCAGGCAACACCAATGAGACCAACACCCAAAACGCAGATAATACCAATTACAGCAAAAAAACAGAAATCTCTGATGACGATATTAACAACTATTAA
- the LOC115114664 gene encoding apolipoprotein L5-like isoform X2 gives MREPTRHNPFMPRGAGGKGKTKKREPQQGVSVSDSTENKGGNKSLFDQLEVFRINPAEPEQQQNMDGLMEWWSTVEQWEDMPQEHDMTEKEEAKVFAVTAEKVQKGIRVFNKLFSERAESLWQHVIDLNSIADALDCFNKKTKIAQITGGSTSAVGGVCTIVGLALAPVTFGTSLIVTAVGLGVATAGGLTTAGAGISNTVNNSMDRKKVEAIVTDYQEKITDINKCMLFIKQGIESLRRFDLLKMKKHAYNRDFPGLNNLYEDGAMAGKAILINANEMMRVVQIANVAGSTAARAVQIASMATGVLTGLFVGMDIYFVAKDSKELKKGAKSEFAAKIREVATQLHDGLVELNGIRVELQSSDPGNTNETNTQNADNTNYSKKTEISDDDINNY, from the exons ATGCGAGAACCCACGAGACACAATCCTTTCATGCCACGCGGTGCTGGAGGCAAG GGTAAAACCAAGAAGCGTGAACCCCAGCAGGGAGTTTCAGTCAGTGACTCAACAGAG AACAAAGGTGGAAATAAATCATTATTCGACCAATTGGAGGTATTCCGTATTAATCCAGCGGAGCCAGAACAGCAG CAGAATATGGATGGCCTGATGGAGTGGTGGAGCACAGTGGAGC AGTGGGAAGACATGCCTCAAGAGCATGACATGACTGAGAAAGAGGAGGCCAA GGTGTTTGCAGTGACAGCTGAGAAGGTGCAGAAAGGTATCCGTGTGTTCAACAAGCTGTTCTCAGAGCGTGCAGAGAGCCTGTGGCAGCACGTCATTGACCTTAACAGCATTGCAGACGCCCTCGACTGTTTCAACAAGAAGACTAAGATCGCCCAAATCACTGGTGGTTCCACCAGCGCGGTAGGAGGCGTATGTACCATTGTAGGCCTCGCCCTGGCCCCCGTCACCTTCGGAACCTCTCTGATTGTCACGGCGGTGGGGCTGGGCGTGGCCACGGCGGGCGGCCTCACCACGGCTGGAGCCGGAATCTCCAACACGGTCAACAACTCCATGGACCGCAAGAAGGTGGAGGCCATCGTGACGGACTACCAGGAGAAGATAACCGACATCAACAAGTGCATGCTGTTCATCAAGCAGGGGATTGAGAGTCTGCGCAGGTTCGACCTGCTGAAGATGAAGAAGCATGCGTACAACCGCGACTTCCCGGGCCTCAACAACCTCTACGAGGATGGTGCCATGGCCGGGAAGGCCATCCTCATTAATGCCAATGAGATGATGCGTGTGGTGCAGATAGCCAACGTGGCGGGCAGCACCGCTGCCAGAGCTGTCCAGATTGCCAGCATGGCCACCGGAGTGCTCACCGGCCTCTTTGTGGGcatggacatctactttgtggctAAGGACTCCAAGGAGCTGAAGAAGGGAGCCAAGTCAGAGTTTGCAGCCAAGATCAGGGAGGTGGCGACCCAGCTGCATGATGGACTGGTGGAGCTCAATGGCATACGGGTTGAGCTGCAGTCCTCAGATCCAGGCAACACCAATGAGACCAACACCCAAAACGCAGATAATACCAATTACAGCAAAAAAACAGAAATCTCTGATGACGATATTAACAACTATTAA
- the LOC115114664 gene encoding uncharacterized protein LOC115114664 isoform X3, which yields MMPSERKGKTAETPVVPPRPTEEEINRPARRGQQNTKKDNLDQCDDECLKEGESLFPVVKEEGEDKDEEEAVVKLTDSTSAKMREPTRHNPFMPRGAGGKGKTKKREPQQGVSVSDSTENKGGNKSLFDQLEVFRINPAEPEQQQNMDGLMEWWSTVEQWEDMPQEHDMTEKEEAKVFAVTAEKVQKGIRVFNKLFSERAESLWQHVIDLNSIADALDCFNKKTKIAQITGGSTSAVGGVCTIVGLALAPVTFGTSLIVTAVGLGVATAGGLTTAGAGISNTVNNSMDRKKVEAIVTDYQEKITDINKCMLFIKQGIESLRRFDLLKMKKHAYNRDFPGLNNLYEDGAMAGKAILINANEMMRVVQIANVAGSTAARAVQIASMATGVLTGLFVGMDIYFVAKDSKELKKGAKSEFAAKIREVATQLHDGLVELNGIRVELQSSDPGNTNETNTQNADNTNYSKKTEISDDDINNY from the exons ATGATGCCGAGTGAGAGGAAAGGGAAAACTGCTGAAACTCCAGTGGTTCCTCCTAGACCCACAGAAGAG GAGATAAACAGACCAGCCAGACGTGGTCAGCAAAATACAAAAAAAGACAATCTG GACCAATGTGATGATGAATGCCTTAAAGAGGGTGAATCTCTCTTCCCGGTGgtaaaagaggagggagaggacaagGATGAAGAAGAGGCCGTGGTTAAACTTACAGATAGCACATCA GCCAAGATGCGAGAACCCACGAGACACAATCCTTTCATGCCACGCGGTGCTGGAGGCAAG GGTAAAACCAAGAAGCGTGAACCCCAGCAGGGAGTTTCAGTCAGTGACTCAACAGAG AACAAAGGTGGAAATAAATCATTATTCGACCAATTGGAGGTATTCCGTATTAATCCAGCGGAGCCAGAACAGCAG CAGAATATGGATGGCCTGATGGAGTGGTGGAGCACAGTGGAGC AGTGGGAAGACATGCCTCAAGAGCATGACATGACTGAGAAAGAGGAGGCCAA GGTGTTTGCAGTGACAGCTGAGAAGGTGCAGAAAGGTATCCGTGTGTTCAACAAGCTGTTCTCAGAGCGTGCAGAGAGCCTGTGGCAGCACGTCATTGACCTTAACAGCATTGCAGACGCCCTCGACTGTTTCAACAAGAAGACTAAGATCGCCCAAATCACTGGTGGTTCCACCAGCGCGGTAGGAGGCGTATGTACCATTGTAGGCCTCGCCCTGGCCCCCGTCACCTTCGGAACCTCTCTGATTGTCACGGCGGTGGGGCTGGGCGTGGCCACGGCGGGCGGCCTCACCACGGCTGGAGCCGGAATCTCCAACACGGTCAACAACTCCATGGACCGCAAGAAGGTGGAGGCCATCGTGACGGACTACCAGGAGAAGATAACCGACATCAACAAGTGCATGCTGTTCATCAAGCAGGGGATTGAGAGTCTGCGCAGGTTCGACCTGCTGAAGATGAAGAAGCATGCGTACAACCGCGACTTCCCGGGCCTCAACAACCTCTACGAGGATGGTGCCATGGCCGGGAAGGCCATCCTCATTAATGCCAATGAGATGATGCGTGTGGTGCAGATAGCCAACGTGGCGGGCAGCACCGCTGCCAGAGCTGTCCAGATTGCCAGCATGGCCACCGGAGTGCTCACCGGCCTCTTTGTGGGcatggacatctactttgtggctAAGGACTCCAAGGAGCTGAAGAAGGGAGCCAAGTCAGAGTTTGCAGCCAAGATCAGGGAGGTGGCGACCCAGCTGCATGATGGACTGGTGGAGCTCAATGGCATACGGGTTGAGCTGCAGTCCTCAGATCCAGGCAACACCAATGAGACCAACACCCAAAACGCAGATAATACCAATTACAGCAAAAAAACAGAAATCTCTGATGACGATATTAACAACTATTAA